CTGCGGGCGAACGGGCTTCCGGAGACCACTCCGCTCCGAGCAGGAGACGCACGCCCGACGGGTCACCATCGACTGCGGCAGCGGCGACCCCACGGGCCGCCAACGCGCCAATGACGTTCCCGGTCCCGCAGTAGCCTCCCAGCGCCCAGACACCGTTTCGCACCTGCTCTATTACGGGTAGTCCCGTCTCGGTGTATCCGGCGCTTGCAGCCCAGCGATGGGTGATGGGCGCCTTGACCCCCAGGTGCTCCCGGAGGAAGGTTTCCAGTGCCGTTTGCACCGGCTCACTGGGTTCGGCGTCGGTGGTCCACTCCCCGGCGCCCCCGTGGTCCCGAAATCCACCCAAGGCGATCTGGCCCCCTGGCAACTGCTGCCAGTACTCATACCCCTCGCGGTAGTACATCGGGCAGCGCACCACGGTCTCAGCCGTGGGCGCCGTCGCCAACATCTGCAGTCGCGCCGTCCGCACACGCCCGACGAGCTCAGGGAGCAGCACTTCCAGACCACCGTCGACCGCCACGAACACGCGACCGCAGTGCACCGTGCCGCCAGGGGTCACCACGCGGGTGCCGTCGATGCTGGTGACGGGCGTCCGCGCGAACAGCCGCGCGCCCTCGGCGCGCGCGCGCGTCGCCAGGATGCGACAGCGTGCGAGCGGGTTGAAGGCGGCATCGTGCGGGAAATAGAGCCCAGTGCCGTCGGCGCCGTCGATCCATTCCACATCCAACCCGTCGGCGCGCATGGCGTCGAATTGGGCGCGGCAATCGCCCACTTCCCACTCGTCGGCGGCGATTCGGCATGAGCCCAGCGGCCGCACGGTGCCCGGTGCGGCCTCGGCGATACGCTGCATTTCGGCCAGCGTCGCGCGATAGATCCCGAGAGCGCGCGCATGGCCGTGGCGGCGAATGGCATCGTGATAGAAGTCGTACGTGCCGGCGAGCAGGAAGCCGCCGTTGCGCCCTGCCGCGCCGGCGCCGACGTCCATCGCATCGAGCGCCACGACGCGCTCATCGCGGGCGAGGAGTTCCTCCACGAGCGTGAGCCCGCTGCCGCCCAAGCCGATGACGCAGCTGTCCGCACTCACATCGGCGCTGAGCGCTGGGAGCGGCGCCCACTGCTCGTCCTCCCACACGGGAGCCTGCTGCCCACTGAGCCGCCAGCTCACTGGCGCAGTCGCGAGGGTTGGTCCTGCTGCCGTTCCTTGTCGCGCGGACCGGGCTCCGCCGGCGCCATGCGATAGACGCCAAGGCGCTCCCCGAGAAGCCCCACGGCCGCATCGATGAGCGGATCACGCGCGCTGTCGTACTGCGAGGTGAACGGAATCACGATCTGGGGCGCCACCCCGCGCCCTTCGATAGGCTGCTTGTCGGGCGCGAGCTCGAACCAGCGCGGCACGGTGAACTGCCAGCCGCTGCCGAGCGCATACGTCCCCGGATTGCCCGACGCGCCGCCGGTCGTGTCGCCAATGACCGTGACCTGCGGCAGCGTGCGCATGGCGGCCACAAAGCTCTCGGTCGCGCTCAAGCCGCCACGCCCGGAGATCACGATCACCGGGCGCGTGAACTGAAACGGGCCGCGCGGGCTGATCGAACGCGCGAGCGGCATCTCCACATCGGTGACACGCGGATCGGTCTTGATTTCCCGATACGACGCGGCGAACGAGCGCGTGGTGAAGCGGCTGGCGAATTCGAGCGCCGTCTGATCGCTGCCGCCGGCGTTCGTGCGCACATCGATGATGAGCCCCTGCGCGTCACGGACACGCAGCAGCATGAGATCCAGCGTCTCGATATCGACGGGCGGGCGCCAGGAGCTCACGTAGATGTAGGCGTAGCCGCCGACGTTCGCTTCCCCGAGCCCGCCCGGCCGCGGCGTGTAGCCAGCGGTGCGCATCGCGGCTGACCAGCGCTTGCGATCAAAGTTGGGAATCGTGGGCGCCTGATAGGTGGGCACCACCATGCCGCGCGGATCGACGAACCAGACATGCTGGTCGTGGAGCGGCGCGAGCATCTCGCGCAGCACCACGATGAGCTCGTCCTGGGTGCGCACGCGCGCGACTCGCGTCCGGTAGCGATCACGCTGCGCCGCCCAATCGACGCGCTTGTACGCGAACGACGGATACACGTCGTTGAAACGCGTCCAGAGCGTATCGAACTGGTCGAGAAACGTCGGGCGCAGGGCGGCGGGCGGGATGTCGCTGCGCGGATGCGGATGGGCTCCACAGCCGGCCGTGACACAGGCCAACCCCAAGGCCAGCACGACATTCCACCGTGTGGCGACTCGCATGCCGTCTACGTTGTGGCGTGGACCAGCACAGGTCCAGACCGAGGGGGCAAGTGGATGGGACCAGCAGGACGGCCCCGCCCGCTTCCCTCAGCGCCGAGGTTCTCGCCTAGTGCGCGAGATACCCCTGCTGCACGTGGTGCACGAGCACGGCCAGCTTCTGGGACGATTCCACCGCATCGTGGAAGAGGCGCTGGAACGGATCCCCCGCCTGGTCGGGCGTCAGGAGCGCTCGCCCCTGCCGATAGAGTTCGGCGGCCTCGTCGGCCCCGAGCGGGGTCTGCTTGTCCGACGCCTTTTCGTCGATGAGCAGGACGAGCTGGGCCATGGGGCGCAACCACTCGAACCAGGGGTCATCGATGACCAGCTGCAGGAACGCCATGTTGTTCGGGACGGGGCCGTTGACGGCCTCGTAGCGCAGGCGTTCCGCTTCGAGGAGGCCCCGGTGGACGCGCAGGAGGTCCTTGCGCACCTGCTCGAGGCGGGCGAGATCGGCGGGCGTGGCGGCAGCAGACATGAGCGGAAGATAGCGGGCGCGCGTATTGTAGCGGTGTCGCGGTTCGCCGTTGTCCCGCACGTCCCGTTCTCCCGAGACCTGCCCCATGCCCCCTCGTTCGTTCTTCGCCGGGCGCCCCCTCGGCGCTCTCTCGTTGCTCGGGGTGCTCGCCCTCCCCGGCACGCTGGTCGCGCAGAATGCGGCCACCTCACCGGCCGCCGGCCAGACCAAGGGCGACAAGCCCGATCCGCTTACGGATGAGGGCTATGTCACGCCCCCTGAAGCGATCGCCAAGCTCATTGCCGCCCCGCGTGAGCAGAACCGCAGCTTCACGGCCCCGAGCCCTGGCGCGCGCCGCTTCTTCGCCCGCACCGTGAGCGATGGGCTGCCGGCGCTCAAGCAGGTCGGCAAGGTGCACTACAACCTCGGTGGCTTTCAGGTCGACTACAAAGGCAATCGCGAACGCGGCATGACGATGCGCAGCGCCGCGGGGCTCGAAGTCACCGAGTGGACCACCGGCAAGCGCACCACGATTGCCGTGCCGGCCGGCGCGCGCGTGAGCCCCGCGGTGTGGTCGCCCGATGGATCGCAGCTCGCGTTCCTCGCCCTGTTCGAGGACGCCACGCAGCTGTACGTGGCCGATCCGGTGACCGGCAAGTCGAGCCCGGTGTCGAAGGTGTCGCTGCTGGCGACCCACGTGACCGCACCGGTGTGGACCGCCGATGGCAAGGGGATCCTGGCGGTGCAGATCCCCGATCTGCGCAAGCCCGAGCCGAAGGAGTCGGCGCTGGCGACGGGGCCGCTCGTGCGCATGAACGAAGCGAACAAGCTCAAGACGCGCACGTATCCCGATCTCGTGCAGAGCCCGTACGAGAAGGAAC
The sequence above is drawn from the Gemmatimonadaceae bacterium genome and encodes:
- a CDS encoding FAD-binding oxidoreductase encodes the protein MSWRLSGQQAPVWEDEQWAPLPALSADVSADSCVIGLGGSGLTLVEELLARDERVVALDAMDVGAGAAGRNGGFLLAGTYDFYHDAIRRHGHARALGIYRATLAEMQRIAEAAPGTVRPLGSCRIAADEWEVGDCRAQFDAMRADGLDVEWIDGADGTGLYFPHDAAFNPLARCRILATRARAEGARLFARTPVTSIDGTRVVTPGGTVHCGRVFVAVDGGLEVLLPELVGRVRTARLQMLATAPTAETVVRCPMYYREGYEYWQQLPGGQIALGGFRDHGGAGEWTTDAEPSEPVQTALETFLREHLGVKAPITHRWAASAGYTETGLPVIEQVRNGVWALGGYCGTGNVIGALAARGVAAAAVDGDPSGVRLLLGAEWSPEARSPAAITMA